One genomic region from bacterium encodes:
- a CDS encoding DUF488 domain-containing protein, with amino-acid sequence MHKIYTIGFTRKSLETFIKLLQKARITLVVDIRLNNTSQLAGYSKGKDLEFLLNAGFGINYRHELQLAPIEDILNQYKKDNNWNRYENDFLKSLEKNKVSILKLGKELMKNQTICLLCTEPTVDKCHRRLIAEFWAKNLPDIEVYHL; translated from the coding sequence ATGCATAAAATATACACCATTGGATTTACCAGGAAGAGTTTAGAGACATTTATAAAATTGCTGCAGAAGGCAAGAATAACCTTAGTAGTGGATATTCGATTAAATAATACTTCCCAATTAGCAGGTTATTCCAAAGGGAAGGATTTGGAGTTTTTACTTAATGCCGGCTTTGGTATTAACTATCGCCATGAACTACAACTTGCTCCCATTGAAGATATACTTAACCAATATAAAAAGGACAATAATTGGAATAGATATGAGAATGATTTCCTGAAATCACTTGAGAAAAATAAAGTTAGTATTCTAAAATTAGGGAAAGAACTGATGAAAAACCAGACTATTTGCCTGCTTTGCACCGAGCCGACTGTGGATAAATGTCATCGTCGATTAATAGCAGAATTTTGGGCTAAAAATTTACCAGATATTGAAGTTTATCACCTGTAA
- a CDS encoding DUF488 domain-containing protein, giving the protein MIFSIGHSNHSLENFIKLLQLHQIQILVDVRTSPYCKYATWFNKNELAPIIEKNNMEYLYLGKGLGGYPSNSEYITATGKTDYKKYAQSEEYLNTLQFLVEETVGKRAAIMCAEADPRQCHRHLLITKSLLEKEIDVIHILADGTLDYPKLEEFKNEVQQLSLFE; this is encoded by the coding sequence ATGATTTTTTCAATCGGACATAGTAATCATTCATTAGAAAACTTTATTAAATTATTACAACTCCATCAAATTCAAATATTGGTTGATGTCCGAACCTCCCCTTATTGTAAATATGCCACCTGGTTTAATAAAAATGAATTAGCACCAATCATTGAGAAAAATAATATGGAATACCTATACTTAGGGAAAGGATTGGGGGGGTATCCTTCTAATTCAGAATATATCACTGCCACTGGGAAAACAGATTATAAAAAATATGCTCAAAGTGAAGAATATCTTAACACCTTACAATTTTTAGTTGAGGAAACGGTGGGTAAAAGAGCCGCTATTATGTGTGCTGAAGCAGACCCAAGACAATGCCATCGCCATCTCCTGATTACAAAATCTTTATTAGAAAAAGAGATAGATGTAATTCATATCCTGGCGGATGGGACCCTGGACTACCCAAAATTAGAAGAGTTTAAAAATGAAGTGCAACAATTATCGCTTTTTGAGTAA